A part of Nitrospira sp. genomic DNA contains:
- a CDS encoding DUF2877 domain-containing protein, with translation MSENLGAFFLSEGRPITPAATEILLQQGAYTIPSLLQTTCRLQLREAMISVQSLIGLGYGLTPSGDDFLVGYLAGLWCTAGASLSRMQFLMALGSELSQVSQNTNEISCTYLRSAAKGHVSESIAKLAQRLTQANDMSNIRAATQAALQVGHTSGSDGVLGLLLGCLVWQGLPPHLIFSDLLRLSVLCDSTAQP, from the coding sequence ATGTCGGAGAATCTGGGTGCTTTTTTCCTATCAGAAGGACGACCTATCACGCCAGCGGCCACGGAGATTCTTCTCCAACAGGGTGCTTACACTATCCCGTCACTCCTACAGACGACATGTCGCCTCCAATTAAGAGAGGCCATGATCTCCGTTCAATCACTGATCGGACTTGGGTACGGATTGACTCCCTCAGGCGATGATTTTCTCGTGGGTTATTTGGCCGGATTATGGTGCACGGCAGGGGCCAGCCTATCTCGGATGCAATTTCTGATGGCCTTAGGCTCTGAACTGTCCCAAGTGTCACAGAATACCAATGAAATTAGCTGCACCTATCTCCGATCCGCAGCCAAGGGCCATGTCTCTGAATCGATCGCGAAATTAGCGCAGCGACTGACCCAGGCAAACGATATGAGCAACATCAGGGCAGCCACGCAAGCCGCGTTGCAAGTCGGCCATACTTCTGGCTCCGACGGGGTGTTAGGCCTGCTGTTGGGCTGTCTTGTCTGGCAGGGCCTGCCTCCGCATCTGATTTTCAGTGACCTTCTTCGTTTGTCTGTTCTCTGCGATTCAACGGCCCAACCATGA
- a CDS encoding GntR family transcriptional regulator codes for MIRNDRMVEREPSNLSASIVATLKEQIIHWHYPPEHRLTEVELCKIFNVSRSPVREALRVLATDGFVKKLPNRGYVVRQHNINEIEELYEVRVALELYAVECLARRGPLNENDIEDLVKLKRTWTDLLNGSSKKAEELARLDTQFHEMLAHAAGNKTLLRYLRTINERLMLFRMIDFDKADRAESTCRQHLEILKHIAAKDGRKARAAMQQNIEEGRNNVHTAIKDALARAYSMKT; via the coding sequence ATGATTCGAAACGACCGAATGGTGGAAAGAGAACCATCCAACCTGAGTGCATCAATTGTCGCCACGCTGAAAGAACAGATCATTCACTGGCACTACCCACCCGAACATCGGCTGACCGAAGTCGAACTCTGCAAGATATTCAACGTGAGTCGGAGCCCTGTGCGGGAAGCACTCCGTGTACTGGCAACCGACGGATTCGTAAAAAAATTGCCGAATCGTGGCTACGTGGTCAGGCAGCACAACATCAATGAGATCGAGGAGCTGTACGAGGTCCGCGTCGCGTTGGAACTATATGCCGTTGAGTGCTTGGCGAGAAGAGGTCCGCTCAATGAGAATGATATAGAAGACTTGGTTAAGCTGAAGCGGACATGGACCGACCTGCTGAACGGATCTTCCAAGAAGGCCGAGGAACTCGCCAGACTAGACACTCAGTTTCACGAGATGCTCGCCCATGCTGCAGGGAACAAGACGCTTTTGCGGTACCTTCGTACCATCAACGAACGATTGATGCTTTTTCGTATGATCGATTTTGACAAGGCCGATCGAGCCGAAAGCACATGCCGTCAACATCTGGAGATCCTGAAGCACATCGCCGCCAAGGATGGACGGAAGGCGCGCGCCGCCATGCAACAAAACATCGAAGAGGGGCGCAACAACGTCCATACGGCGATCAAGGATGCATTGGCCAGAGCCTACTCGATGAAAACCTAA
- a CDS encoding GntR family transcriptional regulator produces the protein MPTPQTRHFLLAPNISGARCLPDGEAQMTKIARREDRMKKHGSSNLSSSVVNTLKEHIVHWHYPPEHRLTEDELCKTFGVSRSPVREALRVLAADGFVKKLPNRSYAVKQYNIEEIEELYEVRLALELYTVERLATKKQTTQLAADLADLKQTWTELLKESSKKPEEFAILDTLFHDTLARALGNKSLLRHLRTINERLRLFRMLDFERRDRAKHTCHQHLEILNRIVAKDALGARAAMQMNIEEGRRLIPTTIKDALARAYLKNT, from the coding sequence ATGCCCACCCCTCAGACCAGACATTTCCTATTGGCACCCAACATCTCAGGGGCAAGATGCCTGCCCGATGGAGAAGCACAGATGACAAAGATAGCTCGTCGGGAGGATCGAATGAAAAAACACGGCTCCTCGAACCTAAGCTCGTCCGTCGTGAACACACTGAAGGAACACATCGTTCACTGGCACTACCCGCCGGAACACCGGTTAACCGAAGACGAATTGTGCAAGACTTTCGGCGTGAGCCGCAGTCCAGTTCGGGAGGCGCTCCGGGTGTTGGCAGCTGATGGCTTCGTCAAAAAACTGCCGAATCGGAGTTACGCGGTCAAGCAGTATAACATCGAAGAAATCGAGGAGCTGTATGAGGTACGCCTAGCCCTGGAGCTCTATACCGTCGAACGCCTCGCGACCAAGAAACAGACGACACAGCTTGCTGCCGATCTTGCCGACCTTAAACAAACCTGGACCGAACTTTTGAAGGAATCGTCCAAGAAACCAGAGGAATTCGCCATCCTGGACACACTCTTTCACGATACACTGGCCCGAGCCCTGGGAAATAAATCTCTTCTGCGGCACCTTCGGACCATCAATGAACGCCTCAGGCTGTTTCGAATGCTCGATTTCGAGAGACGAGACCGTGCGAAACACACCTGCCACCAACATCTGGAGATTTTGAATCGGATTGTGGCCAAGGATGCCCTAGGTGCGCGTGCCGCCATGCAGATGAATATCGAGGAAGGACGCCGCCTCATCCCTACAACGATCAAGGATGCGCTGGCCAGAGCTTACTTAAAGAATACCTAA
- a CDS encoding Slp family lipoprotein: MERLLVLCYTLVMRISWPVWIASVLLIVSGCASNGNLTGAVPAAPSQISYAQVQETPGSYNGQPVTFGGKVLGARRLKEGTRIEVLQLALNSSLQPTMDLSKSQGRFIAIQKQFLDPATIPPGTFVTVTGEMAGSVTLPLDETEYTYPLLNVTNLRVWTENDEEPPRIRRPIGPGPYWGPYWSPYWHAWPYY; this comes from the coding sequence ATGGAGCGCCTCCTTGTGCTCTGTTATACTCTTGTCATGCGAATATCTTGGCCTGTTTGGATCGCGTCGGTGCTGTTGATTGTATCCGGCTGTGCCTCAAACGGAAACCTGACCGGCGCCGTGCCTGCAGCCCCTTCTCAGATCAGTTATGCGCAGGTGCAGGAGACACCAGGATCATACAACGGACAGCCGGTGACGTTCGGAGGGAAGGTGCTGGGCGCAAGGCGCTTGAAGGAGGGGACACGGATCGAAGTTCTTCAATTGGCGCTGAACTCCTCTCTCCAGCCAACCATGGACCTCAGCAAATCCCAGGGCCGATTCATCGCGATACAGAAGCAATTCCTTGATCCTGCAACGATCCCCCCCGGTACATTTGTCACCGTTACAGGAGAGATGGCTGGGTCTGTCACTCTCCCACTCGATGAGACGGAGTACACCTACCCACTTCTCAACGTCACCAATCTGCGCGTGTGGACCGAGAACGACGAGGAGCCTCCTCGCATTCGCCGTCCCATCGGCCCTGGCCCCTATTGGGGACCCTACTGGTCTCCATACTGGCACGCCTGGCCCTACTACTGA
- a CDS encoding disulfide bond formation protein DsbA, which yields MNGRTMSIWTCVLVVVGAIGFVHAPVSAAVDKPELKGKFEILKDEPSTHQPGKVKVIEFADFYCPHCHHFEETGVPLLLKEFGNKVEVTMVGFPVIPGKLPTPFDMYEQAKLMGKGDQMKAVLFRIIHKEKLDGVLDRSIRAMLIREVGLDVNMFEMGMESGKPAKLFEEGRRWGERIKVSSTPSLLLDGNIKVDGANMTPENVISIIRSILEADRKK from the coding sequence ATGAACGGTCGGACGATGTCGATCTGGACGTGTGTGCTTGTAGTTGTGGGTGCGATTGGGTTTGTGCATGCACCGGTGAGTGCCGCTGTGGACAAGCCGGAACTGAAGGGCAAGTTCGAGATCCTCAAGGATGAGCCGTCGACTCATCAACCAGGCAAGGTGAAGGTGATCGAATTTGCGGATTTCTATTGCCCGCATTGTCATCACTTCGAGGAGACAGGGGTCCCTCTGTTACTGAAGGAATTTGGGAATAAGGTCGAGGTCACCATGGTCGGATTTCCCGTGATTCCTGGGAAGCTGCCGACCCCGTTTGACATGTATGAGCAGGCAAAACTGATGGGCAAAGGCGATCAGATGAAGGCTGTCTTGTTCCGCATCATTCACAAGGAAAAGCTCGATGGGGTGCTGGATCGTTCCATTCGCGCCATGTTGATCAGGGAGGTCGGGTTGGACGTCAACATGTTCGAAATGGGAATGGAAAGTGGAAAGCCGGCCAAGCTGTTTGAAGAGGGGCGTCGATGGGGCGAACGGATCAAGGTGTCATCCACGCCGTCGCTCTTGCTGGACGGGAATATCAAGGTCGATGGTGCGAACATGACACCTGAGAACGTCATCAGCATTATCCGGAGCATTCTCGAAGCGGACCGGAAGAAGTAG
- a CDS encoding sigma-70 family RNA polymerase sigma factor, protein MAEARANGIIQRLLENESAFRQFIRRRVGEATLVDDILQQSLTRAVASAHSLDKEESAVAWFYRILRHAVADYYRALEAEARRNQAFLEESTISGDHQEPPLDEVRATACVCLHRLLPGLRGNYAELIKRIDLDGESPELVAKDLKVSRNNLTVRLHRARQSLRNSLEGACGICSKHGCLNCTCG, encoded by the coding sequence ATGGCGGAGGCGAGAGCCAACGGGATCATTCAACGACTCTTGGAGAACGAGTCCGCCTTCAGGCAGTTTATTCGACGCAGAGTAGGCGAAGCGACTCTCGTGGACGATATCCTTCAGCAAAGCCTTACGCGAGCGGTTGCTAGCGCTCATTCATTGGATAAGGAAGAAAGCGCGGTTGCCTGGTTTTACCGCATTCTTCGCCATGCGGTTGCCGATTATTATCGTGCATTGGAAGCTGAGGCCCGTCGTAATCAAGCCTTCCTGGAAGAATCGACCATTTCCGGTGATCATCAAGAGCCGCCGCTGGATGAGGTACGGGCTACCGCATGCGTCTGCCTTCACCGTCTCCTTCCGGGTCTCCGCGGGAACTACGCGGAACTCATTAAGCGCATCGATCTCGACGGTGAATCGCCGGAACTGGTGGCGAAAGATCTCAAGGTATCACGGAACAACCTTACCGTTCGCTTGCACAGAGCTCGACAGTCCTTACGAAACTCCCTTGAAGGTGCCTGTGGGATCTGTAGTAAACACGGCTGCCTCAACTGCACTTGCGGATAG
- a CDS encoding heavy metal translocating P-type ATPase — MKGVRHMIHKSSSGCCGTQHEGHDRMTEDSQDTQGLSHTHVKQEIDPICGMTVDPAKAAGRYDHKGTTYYFCGTSCLERFRADPDRALSKKPLNLITMPAPRKPLPMMVQATPGEIDPVCGMTVQPATAAGSYEYRGKTYYFCATRCLEKFRADSDYYLTPPDQRIPKPMPAPAGGSVQYVCPMDPEVSETKPGACPVCGMALEPADVTVASTRTEYTCPMHPEIVQADPGSCSICGMALEPLTVTMEEANPELVNMTRRFWQSVVLGLPILALMISEMMPNRPLQHFFSARALVWFQFLLATPVVFWIGWPLFERAWASLVNRHLNMFTLIGLGTGAAYLYSVVATLAPGLFPDSFRGHGGELAVYFEPAVAIIALVLLGQVLELRARSRTSSALKALLGLAPKTARIVRADGREDDIPLDQVQVGDRLRVRPGEKIPVDGVVVDGTSAVDESMVTGESIPVEKRAGQKVVGATVNGTGSFFMRAERVGRETLLSQIVRMVSEAQRTRAPIQRLADVVAGYFVPIVILVAIITFVIWAVYGPEPRMAYALLNAVAVLIIACPCALGLATPMSIMVGTGRGATAGVLIRNAEALETLAKVDVLVVDKTGTLTEGKPRLMTVAPLPNMTEIDLLRLAGGLEQSSEHPLAGAIVSGAREKGLALAGAKDFRSLTGKGVMGTVEGRSIAVGTRPFFNELGIDAESLVAQAEPLRQEGQTVMFVAIDGKPAGLLGVADPVKSTTPEAIDVLHREGLRIVMLTGDNRTTAEAVARRLQIDEVQADVLPEQKAAVIKRFQADGHVVAMAGDGINDAPALAQAHVGIAMGTGTDVAMESAGVTLVKGDLRAIARARRLSRGTMKNIRQNLFFAFVYNTLGIPIAAGILYPFVGVLLSPMIASAAMTFSSVSVIANALRLRKLAL, encoded by the coding sequence ATGAAAGGAGTAAGACACATGATTCATAAATCGTCTAGCGGCTGCTGCGGGACGCAGCATGAAGGACATGACCGCATGACTGAGGATAGTCAAGATACCCAAGGTCTGTCGCACACCCACGTTAAGCAGGAGATCGACCCCATCTGCGGAATGACCGTCGATCCGGCCAAGGCGGCCGGTCGGTATGACCATAAAGGCACGACCTACTATTTCTGTGGGACATCCTGCCTGGAACGATTTCGCGCCGACCCCGACCGTGCGCTGAGCAAGAAACCACTGAATCTGATCACGATGCCTGCTCCACGGAAACCGTTGCCGATGATGGTGCAGGCGACGCCGGGTGAGATCGATCCCGTGTGCGGCATGACGGTGCAACCAGCCACTGCAGCCGGTTCCTATGAATACCGAGGAAAGACGTATTACTTCTGTGCCACTCGATGTCTAGAAAAGTTCAGAGCCGATTCCGACTATTATCTGACCCCACCGGACCAGCGCATTCCAAAGCCGATGCCTGCCCCAGCCGGCGGTAGCGTCCAGTATGTCTGCCCGATGGATCCAGAGGTGTCGGAAACCAAACCGGGCGCCTGCCCTGTCTGCGGGATGGCGCTGGAGCCAGCGGACGTGACTGTTGCGAGCACGCGGACTGAATATACCTGTCCCATGCATCCGGAAATTGTGCAGGCTGATCCTGGGAGTTGTTCGATCTGCGGGATGGCCTTGGAGCCTCTTACGGTGACGATGGAGGAGGCTAATCCTGAGCTGGTCAATATGACTCGCCGATTTTGGCAGAGCGTTGTGCTTGGCTTACCCATCCTGGCGTTGATGATTTCCGAGATGATGCCGAATCGGCCGTTGCAGCACTTCTTTTCAGCCAGAGCATTGGTCTGGTTTCAGTTCCTGTTGGCGACGCCGGTGGTGTTCTGGATCGGGTGGCCGTTGTTTGAACGAGCGTGGGCCTCGCTCGTCAATCGCCACCTTAATATGTTTACCCTCATCGGTCTTGGCACCGGTGCGGCCTATCTCTACAGCGTCGTGGCGACTCTCGCGCCAGGCCTGTTCCCTGATTCGTTCCGTGGTCACGGCGGAGAGCTCGCCGTCTACTTTGAACCAGCGGTTGCCATCATCGCGCTGGTTTTGCTGGGGCAGGTGCTGGAATTACGGGCGCGGAGTCGAACCAGTAGCGCTCTCAAGGCGCTCTTGGGGCTGGCACCGAAAACAGCGCGGATTGTCCGGGCTGATGGCCGCGAGGACGATATTCCATTGGACCAGGTCCAGGTGGGGGACCGATTACGCGTCCGACCAGGTGAGAAGATACCTGTGGATGGTGTAGTCGTGGATGGGACGAGTGCCGTTGACGAATCGATGGTCACCGGTGAATCGATTCCCGTGGAAAAGCGAGCAGGGCAGAAAGTGGTGGGCGCGACGGTCAACGGAACGGGGAGTTTCTTCATGCGGGCCGAGCGAGTCGGACGCGAGACGTTGCTCTCGCAAATTGTGCGCATGGTCAGCGAGGCCCAGCGTACCCGGGCGCCGATTCAACGGCTAGCTGATGTCGTGGCTGGGTATTTTGTGCCGATTGTGATCCTTGTGGCGATCATCACCTTCGTGATTTGGGCGGTCTACGGCCCGGAACCTCGGATGGCCTATGCCTTGCTCAATGCGGTTGCGGTGTTGATCATCGCTTGTCCCTGTGCATTGGGGCTTGCGACGCCCATGTCGATCATGGTCGGCACTGGACGTGGCGCGACGGCAGGGGTGTTGATCCGAAACGCGGAAGCGCTGGAGACTTTGGCCAAGGTGGATGTGCTGGTCGTTGATAAAACGGGAACACTCACGGAAGGCAAACCGCGTCTGATGACGGTGGCTCCTCTCCCGAATATGACAGAAATCGACCTGCTTCGGCTTGCAGGTGGATTGGAACAGAGTAGCGAGCATCCGCTGGCTGGCGCAATTGTGTCAGGGGCTCGCGAGAAAGGCCTCGCGTTGGCTGGCGCGAAAGATTTTCGTTCGCTTACGGGGAAGGGTGTTATGGGAACAGTGGAGGGTCGCTCGATAGCCGTGGGGACGCGACCCTTTTTCAACGAATTAGGTATCGATGCCGAATCGTTGGTTGCTCAGGCTGAACCGCTCAGGCAGGAGGGGCAGACGGTGATGTTCGTCGCCATCGATGGCAAACCAGCGGGGTTGCTGGGCGTGGCTGATCCGGTCAAGTCCACTACGCCGGAGGCCATCGATGTATTGCATCGTGAAGGACTGCGGATCGTCATGTTGACCGGCGACAATCGGACGACCGCTGAGGCGGTGGCGCGCAGGCTCCAGATCGACGAAGTGCAGGCCGATGTCTTGCCCGAGCAAAAGGCAGCGGTCATCAAGCGGTTCCAAGCAGACGGACATGTCGTGGCTATGGCGGGAGATGGGATCAACGATGCGCCGGCTTTGGCGCAGGCGCACGTGGGAATTGCCATGGGAACCGGGACCGATGTGGCGATGGAAAGCGCGGGGGTCACGCTGGTCAAGGGAGATCTCCGGGCCATCGCGAGAGCGCGCCGGTTGAGTCGAGGGACGATGAAGAACATTCGCCAGAACCTTTTCTTCGCGTTCGTGTACAACACGCTGGGGATTCCAATCGCCGCCGGGATTCTCTATCCATTCGTCGGGGTCCTCTTGAGCCCCATGATCGCCAGTGCCGCGATGACGTTCAGTTCCGTGTCGGTGATTGCGAACGCCTTGCGGCTACGCAAACTAGCTCTCTAA
- a CDS encoding copper resistance system multicopper oxidase, which yields MKNKVISRRLLLKRAGVLGLLAAVQPLLPSCANHPLLRAAHPDPDSSTLSGEVIDLMISERSFTIDGRTGTATTINGAIPGPLIRLKEGQDVILNVTNHLKEVSSIHWHGILLPSHMDGVPGVSFNGIEPGTTFTYRFPIKQSGTYWYHSHSGGQELQGMYGAMILDPIEPEPFRYDRDHIVMLSEWSDESAEVMLGNLKKFSGYYNFQKRAAQEFRSDAARWGFWPALKNYMMWDEMRMDPTDFADVTGSTFTFLMNGLPPAGNWTGLFRPGERVRLRFINAAAMTFYDVRIPGLTMMVVQADGQNIQPVTVEEFRFGPAETYDVIVQVTEDRAYTIFAETMDRSGYARGTLAPRPGMEGESPERRARPLRTMEDMGMMGHGNGHNDHTVMRSGTNHHDTMHGQGMQHGQEGAGRDRSPILGAIPVKHGPDHHGTGNQTVAEYAQNRMHEPGRGFEQSSRRVLVYTDLKSLVPYQDQRAPEREIELHLTGHMQRYMWSFDGKKYSDAPEPIRVRDGERLRLTFVNDTMMEHPLHLHGMWMYLENGSGAYLPRKHTVVVKPAERLSVAITADASGPWAFHCHLLLHMEAGMFRIVEVSA from the coding sequence ATGAAGAACAAGGTCATATCGAGGCGCCTCCTACTGAAGCGAGCAGGAGTGTTGGGGCTACTCGCCGCGGTGCAACCGCTTCTTCCTTCCTGTGCGAATCATCCGTTACTCCGTGCCGCTCATCCCGATCCAGATTCTTCGACGCTGAGTGGTGAAGTGATCGACCTGATGATCAGTGAACGGTCCTTCACAATTGATGGGCGAACTGGGACTGCCACGACGATCAACGGGGCGATCCCTGGTCCGCTCATTCGTTTGAAGGAAGGCCAAGACGTAATCCTCAACGTCACGAACCATCTCAAAGAGGTCTCCTCGATTCACTGGCACGGAATCCTATTGCCTTCGCACATGGATGGCGTGCCGGGGGTCAGTTTTAACGGCATTGAGCCGGGAACTACATTCACCTACCGATTTCCCATCAAACAGAGCGGGACCTATTGGTATCACAGCCACTCGGGTGGTCAGGAATTACAGGGTATGTACGGGGCGATGATTCTCGACCCCATCGAGCCGGAGCCCTTTCGGTATGACCGAGACCATATCGTGATGCTTTCTGAGTGGAGTGATGAGTCCGCTGAGGTCATGTTGGGCAACCTCAAGAAGTTCTCCGGCTATTACAACTTCCAAAAGCGCGCCGCTCAGGAGTTTCGTTCAGACGCAGCGAGATGGGGATTCTGGCCGGCCCTGAAGAATTATATGATGTGGGACGAGATGCGAATGGATCCGACGGACTTTGCCGACGTGACCGGATCCACATTCACGTTTCTCATGAACGGCCTTCCACCCGCCGGCAACTGGACGGGTCTGTTTCGACCCGGCGAACGAGTGCGGCTGCGTTTCATCAATGCTGCCGCGATGACGTTTTATGATGTTCGCATTCCTGGTTTGACGATGATGGTGGTGCAGGCTGACGGCCAGAACATCCAGCCGGTTACTGTTGAAGAGTTTCGTTTTGGCCCTGCAGAAACCTACGATGTCATTGTCCAGGTAACCGAGGACCGTGCATACACGATCTTTGCGGAAACCATGGATCGGAGTGGCTATGCGCGGGGAACTCTTGCCCCTCGACCTGGAATGGAAGGGGAGAGTCCTGAGCGTCGTGCCCGTCCTCTTCGAACTATGGAGGACATGGGAATGATGGGACATGGCAACGGCCATAATGACCATACCGTGATGAGGTCCGGTACGAATCATCATGACACGATGCACGGTCAAGGTATGCAACATGGCCAGGAGGGTGCTGGTCGAGACCGTTCACCGATCCTAGGTGCGATACCGGTTAAGCATGGCCCCGATCACCACGGAACCGGTAACCAAACGGTGGCTGAATACGCTCAAAACAGGATGCACGAACCGGGAAGAGGATTTGAGCAGAGTTCCAGGCGTGTCCTTGTTTATACTGACTTGAAGAGCCTCGTTCCCTATCAAGACCAGCGAGCGCCGGAACGGGAGATCGAGCTTCATCTCACCGGCCACATGCAACGCTATATGTGGTCATTCGACGGCAAGAAGTATTCGGATGCGCCGGAGCCCATTCGTGTTCGCGACGGCGAGCGCCTGCGGCTTACGTTCGTCAACGATACGATGATGGAACATCCCCTCCACCTGCATGGGATGTGGATGTACCTCGAAAACGGTTCAGGGGCGTACCTTCCACGCAAACATACCGTCGTGGTCAAGCCAGCCGAACGGCTGTCCGTTGCGATCACTGCCGACGCCTCTGGGCCTTGGGCATTTCACTGCCATCTCCTTCTGCATATGGAAGCGGGAATGTTCCGTATTGTTGAGGTCTCTGCCTAG
- a CDS encoding copper resistance protein B, giving the protein MLSASIGATRTLAESVPGDRAIRTGRSPTVAPLPEQARTLANLAPQQGWPSPVNDQEHRLFTLVDVLEYRPRTSGNGSNSDYRWDIEGWYGGDYNRLWFKSEGQQDTAFKADYDVDFQLLYGRFLWKHYDIQVGGRMETQSFRGGNVARGMGVIGLQGIVPYNYEFESSLFIDQGGAVSARLSYTKDFLLTQRLILQGRFQTNVAIQRVEEFTTGSGLNNLEFGARLRYEIHRKFAPYIGLSFDRSFGETARLVRQQGGDPSQIRFVVGVRVWF; this is encoded by the coding sequence ATGCTGAGCGCAAGTATTGGCGCGACACGCACCTTGGCTGAATCCGTACCAGGGGACAGGGCTATCAGAACAGGCAGGTCTCCGACAGTGGCGCCTCTGCCGGAGCAAGCCCGAACCCTAGCGAACCTAGCGCCGCAACAGGGTTGGCCCAGTCCCGTGAATGACCAGGAACATCGTCTGTTCACGTTGGTTGACGTTCTGGAATATCGTCCTCGCACCAGCGGCAACGGCAGTAACAGTGATTACCGTTGGGATATCGAAGGTTGGTACGGCGGGGACTACAACCGGCTTTGGTTCAAGAGTGAAGGGCAACAGGACACTGCCTTCAAGGCGGACTACGATGTGGATTTCCAACTGCTGTATGGACGGTTTCTGTGGAAACATTACGACATTCAAGTGGGTGGTCGAATGGAAACGCAATCGTTTCGTGGCGGGAATGTGGCGCGCGGTATGGGGGTGATCGGGCTACAGGGAATTGTCCCGTACAACTACGAGTTTGAATCGTCGCTATTCATTGATCAGGGTGGCGCTGTGTCGGCTCGACTGTCGTATACGAAAGACTTTCTGCTCACGCAACGTCTCATCCTTCAAGGCCGCTTTCAAACAAACGTGGCTATCCAACGGGTGGAAGAGTTTACAACCGGCTCCGGGTTGAACAATCTGGAATTCGGGGCTCGCCTGCGCTACGAAATTCATCGGAAGTTTGCTCCTTACATCGGCCTGTCATTCGACCGCAGTTTCGGTGAGACTGCCAGGCTCGTCCGCCAACAGGGGGGAGACCCAAGTCAGATCCGATTTGTGGTTGGTGTGAGAGTGTGGTTCTGA